The following coding sequences are from one Roseburia hominis A2-183 window:
- a CDS encoding LytR/AlgR family response regulator transcription factor, translated as MLEIAVCDDDIADLECAVNMLHKIFTGQKIAYHIEKFMSANQMLENISRIDIGILDISMEELNGIKLGRKLKEKFPDVKLVYITSYEEYCMQVINEVHAFSFLCKPLEYDKLELQILELLNQLPDAIVEKNFYKVTDSNGKEYLSIKLKLRDILYFEYIKRSRKVLIALSDITYEYDCIFEKLVEELQPYDFVVNCRGNLVNLRHIEKIKGFIIYMDNGKELQIAQRRSNDFREEVNKFLQRNS; from the coding sequence ATGCTGGAAATTGCTGTTTGTGATGACGATATAGCAGATCTTGAGTGTGCAGTGAATATGCTGCATAAGATTTTTACAGGTCAAAAGATTGCTTATCATATAGAGAAATTTATGTCTGCAAATCAAATGCTTGAAAATATCAGTCGTATTGATATCGGAATTTTAGATATTTCGATGGAAGAACTGAATGGTATTAAACTGGGGAGAAAATTGAAAGAAAAATTTCCAGATGTGAAATTAGTGTATATTACGAGTTATGAAGAATATTGTATGCAGGTCATTAACGAAGTTCATGCATTTTCATTTCTATGTAAACCACTGGAATATGATAAATTGGAATTGCAGATATTGGAACTTCTGAATCAACTGCCGGATGCCATAGTAGAAAAGAATTTTTATAAAGTGACTGACAGCAATGGAAAAGAGTATCTGTCGATCAAACTGAAACTGAGGGATATTTTATATTTTGAATACATAAAAAGATCCAGAAAAGTACTGATAGCATTGTCTGATATTACATATGAGTATGATTGTATCTTTGAAAAACTGGTTGAAGAACTGCAACCATATGATTTTGTTGTGAATTGTAGAGGAAATCTGGTTAATTTAAGGCATATTGAAAAAATAAAGGGCTTTATTATTTATATGGATAATGGAAAAGAACTTCAGATTGCACAAAGGAGAAGCAACGATTTTAGAGAAGAAGTAAATAAATTTTTGCAGAGAAATTCATAG
- a CDS encoding cyclic lactone autoinducer peptide has protein sequence MSKLRRLMNRLSHGALSSVAALALTVTATNMNRCCWFIFGQDKLPDNAKKLRKF, from the coding sequence ATGTCAAAATTAAGAAGATTGATGAACCGACTCAGTCATGGAGCATTAAGCAGCGTGGCAGCACTTGCCCTTACGGTAACTGCAACAAATATGAACCGTTGCTGCTGGTTTATTTTCGGACAGGACAAGTTACCGGATAATGCGAAAAAACTTAGAAAATTTTAA
- a CDS encoding sensor histidine kinase: MYYFHSNKKMKPVSKVWIWAGFTIAAIIWTFVSNIKNPYLNLATLLIVLILLSFYYESGMWTRIINIVTFMGIGMLFEPVALLLLHAMNFHVGESYKYYFVMVICSFVRGNVMYILSKLISKKGMQIADFPREILGVLVMVFTFTVLNCCFVILLSLEAGGEKSLLMCASIVISIVLTDYFMLYMMERFNYLVQKQYEDAMYREEMHYKDIYYEEAEKQNKEVQKLKHDMKHKLHELYHLVENSDGQELSEKIGAMCMEFEQIDEKQYSDNPIVDSVLRIKFGRAKARGIKVETSIRIPKQMQLDHGDIGVLYGNLVDNAVEACSKVPEGQRFVKIENKYQSGILLLIITNSKTGKKNKSLKTTKKDNIRHGHGVQSVRKVVEKYNGTVSFTDKGDIFEVSAMLYGIEVKE; this comes from the coding sequence ATGTATTATTTTCATTCCAATAAGAAAATGAAACCAGTATCAAAGGTATGGATATGGGCTGGATTTACCATTGCTGCAATTATATGGACATTTGTCAGCAACATAAAAAATCCGTATCTGAATCTTGCGACTCTTTTGATTGTGCTTATACTGTTATCATTTTATTATGAATCAGGAATGTGGACGAGAATTATAAATATTGTGACATTCATGGGTATTGGAATGCTGTTTGAACCTGTAGCCTTGCTGTTACTCCATGCGATGAATTTTCATGTGGGCGAAAGTTATAAATATTATTTTGTAATGGTAATATGCAGCTTTGTTCGTGGAAATGTGATGTATATTCTGTCAAAATTGATTTCAAAGAAAGGGATGCAGATTGCCGACTTTCCAAGAGAAATTTTGGGTGTGCTGGTTATGGTATTTACCTTTACGGTGTTGAATTGTTGCTTTGTTATTCTTTTGTCATTGGAAGCTGGCGGTGAAAAAAGCCTGCTTATGTGTGCCAGTATTGTAATTTCCATTGTCCTGACAGATTATTTTATGCTGTATATGATGGAACGTTTTAATTATCTTGTGCAAAAACAGTATGAGGATGCAATGTACAGGGAAGAAATGCACTATAAAGACATCTATTATGAAGAAGCAGAAAAACAGAATAAGGAAGTGCAGAAGTTAAAGCACGATATGAAACATAAATTGCATGAACTGTATCATCTGGTGGAAAATAGTGATGGGCAGGAACTTTCAGAGAAAATCGGTGCGATGTGCATGGAATTTGAGCAGATAGATGAAAAGCAGTATTCTGATAATCCAATCGTAGATTCTGTGCTCCGCATTAAATTTGGCAGGGCAAAGGCAAGGGGAATAAAAGTAGAAACATCTATTCGTATTCCAAAGCAGATGCAGCTTGATCACGGGGATATAGGTGTATTGTATGGAAATCTTGTGGATAATGCGGTAGAAGCCTGTAGCAAGGTGCCGGAGGGACAGCGTTTTGTAAAGATTGAAAATAAGTACCAGTCCGGGATTTTGCTTCTTATAATAACAAACAGCAAAACAGGAAAGAAAAATAAAAGCCTGAAAACAACCAAGAAAGATAATATCAGACATGGGCATGGTGTTCAGAGCGTTCGCAAAGTGGTAGAAAAATACAATGGAACGGTCAGTTTTACAGATAAAGGGGATATATTTGAGGTTTCTGCAATGCTCTATGGAATTGAAGTGAAGGAATAA
- a CDS encoding ATP-binding protein → MNTILLVLCNALSCFIISTILFQFMNGKYKKSSRNRYVYIVIETTTVIFTFCINMLNHSILNLIVWGVLTGIIAYVLYYEDIDKPLRRIIECEALVFCMSVCESLGVILLQCILQAADIKNVNETMLYCLEVTFSKVILIFLYYTFINRFVKKSDVPYSKTRYIMYGIILLYSLINMSVIVENFKNGEENYLCAVNMGCIVLADLYLLYFVKMADEKNYYEKQLIALEQQAKVQYEYYLTQTKKYDQTIQILHDVNKHIKAIEGLYGAEQEKTAGEYATKIRELLKPLIPVQYTENPILNILLTDKEAVMREKGISVTIKVDNVNLNFIEPIDITTIFGNLLDNAIEATEKLKGEKYICIKIGSYHKMIVVSIENNCNEVKWRNGFPVSNKGKNGGIGLLNVQSSIKKYDGDLTLKNDGNKFIAELFLNS, encoded by the coding sequence ATGAATACGATTTTACTGGTATTATGTAATGCACTTTCATGTTTTATAATAAGTACGATATTATTTCAGTTTATGAATGGAAAGTATAAAAAGAGTAGTCGAAATAGATATGTATATATTGTGATTGAGACTACCACAGTAATATTTACATTCTGTATAAATATGCTCAATCATTCCATATTAAATCTAATAGTCTGGGGCGTTTTGACAGGGATTATAGCATATGTTCTGTATTATGAGGATATAGATAAACCCTTAAGACGTATTATTGAATGTGAAGCATTAGTATTTTGTATGTCTGTTTGTGAATCATTGGGAGTGATTCTTTTACAATGCATTTTGCAAGCCGCAGATATAAAAAATGTGAATGAAACTATGCTTTATTGCCTTGAGGTAACATTTTCAAAGGTGATACTTATTTTTTTGTATTACACATTTATAAACAGGTTTGTGAAAAAAAGTGATGTCCCTTATTCAAAGACACGGTACATCATGTATGGAATTATACTTCTATACAGTCTGATTAACATGAGTGTAATTGTAGAGAATTTTAAAAATGGAGAAGAAAATTATTTGTGTGCAGTCAACATGGGATGTATTGTTCTGGCAGATTTATACCTTTTATATTTTGTAAAAATGGCAGATGAAAAGAACTATTACGAAAAGCAGTTGATCGCATTAGAGCAGCAGGCAAAGGTACAATACGAATACTATTTGACCCAGACAAAAAAGTATGATCAAACCATTCAGATATTACATGATGTAAATAAGCATATTAAAGCAATCGAAGGGTTATATGGTGCAGAGCAGGAAAAAACGGCAGGAGAATATGCAACAAAGATCAGAGAGTTGTTGAAGCCGCTCATTCCGGTTCAATACACAGAAAATCCGATCTTGAATATACTTCTTACTGATAAAGAAGCTGTTATGAGAGAAAAGGGGATTTCAGTAACAATAAAGGTAGATAATGTGAATTTGAATTTCATTGAACCAATCGACATTACAACTATTTTTGGAAATTTATTAGATAATGCGATTGAAGCAACAGAAAAGCTGAAAGGCGAGAAATATATTTGCATTAAGATTGGTTCATATCATAAGATGATAGTTGTCAGCATTGAAAATAATTGTAATGAAGTAAAGTGGAGAAATGGTTTTCCAGTATCAAATAAAGGAAAAAATGGTGGAATAGGACTGCTGAATGTTCAGAGCAGTATAAAAAAATATGATGGAGATTTAACATTGAAGAATGATGGAAATAAATTTATTGCTGAGTTATTCCTTAATTCATAA
- a CDS encoding helix-turn-helix domain-containing protein, whose translation MDTGRKDANIQIGKRLREARLNMNLEKSEIADVLDVTVEHYRKLEAGITGISVDKVLTLYHKYGIDPTYLITGESSMKDFNLDYYVANSTKEQRNDFFDRVLAYLSKLIR comes from the coding sequence TTGGACACAGGAAGAAAAGATGCCAATATACAGATAGGAAAGAGACTAAGAGAGGCAAGACTGAATATGAACCTCGAAAAGTCAGAAATTGCGGATGTATTGGATGTTACAGTAGAACATTATCGAAAGCTTGAGGCGGGTATAACGGGAATATCTGTAGATAAAGTGTTGACACTCTATCATAAATATGGAATTGATCCTACATATCTGATAACAGGTGAGAGCAGTATGAAAGATTTTAATCTGGATTACTATGTTGCGAACAGCACAAAGGAGCAGAGAAATGATTTTTTTGACCGTGTGCTGGCTTATTTATCTAAGTTGATTAGATAA
- a CDS encoding accessory gene regulator B family protein, whose product MIAKFAKKINEILIQKGIVQKEDAELYQYGIENGIVVAGNLLASGIFGIVTGRPGLVLVFLLFYASLRSYSGGSHCKSRIGCFLISMAILFIPVYTYEPVMKNVPNALILLIGVLAVVIIIVLAPVESINKPLDEEERRYYARVTHCITALQVCVLIILFCLDLQDYFYAGYVSIVLVAVFMVMGKIAVKRYVQ is encoded by the coding sequence ATGATTGCTAAATTTGCAAAGAAGATAAATGAAATATTGATACAAAAGGGGATTGTGCAAAAAGAGGATGCAGAACTGTACCAATATGGGATAGAAAATGGTATTGTTGTTGCAGGAAACCTTTTGGCTTCTGGAATATTTGGCATTGTGACGGGGAGACCGGGACTTGTTCTGGTCTTCCTGTTATTTTATGCCTCGTTGAGAAGCTATAGTGGGGGCAGCCACTGTAAGAGTAGAATCGGCTGTTTTTTGATATCAATGGCAATTTTATTTATTCCGGTTTATACATATGAGCCTGTAATGAAAAATGTTCCTAATGCCTTGATTTTATTGATCGGAGTTCTTGCCGTGGTAATTATTATTGTCCTTGCCCCAGTGGAAAGTATCAATAAACCGCTTGATGAGGAAGAAAGAAGGTATTATGCAAGGGTAACACATTGCATAACGGCATTGCAGGTATGTGTTCTTATCATTTTGTTTTGTCTGGATCTGCAAGATTATTTTTATGCTGGGTATGTAAGTATAGTCCTGGTAGCAGTATTTATGGTTATGGGAAAGATTGCAGTGAAACGATATGTGCAATAG
- a CDS encoding LytR/AlgR family response regulator transcription factor: MLNIAVCDDSRTDVEMLESAFDKLVQYQFSYEVYFTAKELLKHVIDDGEMYHLYIFDIEMPEMNGLQLAKEIRKIDAKALFVFLTGYTQYVMDVFEVITFDYISKPITVEKLESVLLKAMQYLHMIKRDFVFQFRKNQFRISCDDIVYFEKKGRQAVIHTISENFKANMTTEEIWKQLDDKVFAHIHVSYIINLGHIRAIEGDEVVMDNEERLLIARSHKQNLKEKHMEFVRRMV; the protein is encoded by the coding sequence ATGCTTAATATTGCGGTCTGTGATGACAGCAGAACAGATGTAGAAATGCTGGAAAGTGCTTTTGATAAGTTAGTGCAGTACCAGTTTTCTTATGAAGTGTATTTTACAGCGAAGGAGTTGCTGAAGCATGTTATAGATGATGGGGAAATGTATCATCTGTATATATTTGACATTGAAATGCCGGAGATGAATGGTTTGCAGCTTGCAAAAGAAATCCGGAAAATAGATGCCAAAGCATTGTTTGTATTCCTGACTGGATATACGCAGTATGTTATGGATGTTTTTGAGGTTATTACCTTTGACTATATTTCTAAACCGATTACAGTGGAAAAGCTGGAGTCCGTCCTTTTAAAAGCCATGCAGTATCTTCATATGATAAAGCGTGACTTTGTCTTTCAGTTCCGAAAAAATCAGTTTCGTATTAGCTGCGATGATATTGTGTATTTTGAGAAGAAAGGTCGTCAGGCAGTGATACATACGATCTCAGAAAATTTCAAGGCAAATATGACAACTGAAGAAATATGGAAACAGCTTGATGATAAGGTCTTTGCCCATATTCATGTATCATATATCATCAATCTTGGGCATATCAGGGCGATTGAGGGAGATGAAGTAGTGATGGACAATGAAGAAAGACTTCTGATTGCTCGTTCCCATAAGCAGAATTTAAAAGAAAAACATATGGAGTTTGTAAGGAGGATGGTTTAA